The following are encoded together in the Neofelis nebulosa isolate mNeoNeb1 chromosome 9, mNeoNeb1.pri, whole genome shotgun sequence genome:
- the MFSD2B gene encoding sphingosine-1-phosphate transporter MFSD2B isoform X1: MASSPGAPRAPAVQAPPPPPPPPPEARTSERGSDSRAGHLSFCTKVCYGIGGIPNQVASSATAFYLQLFLLDVAQIPAAQVSLVLFGGKVSGAAADPVAGFFINRSRRTGSGRLMPWVLGCTPFITTAYFLLWFLPPFTSLRGLWYTTFYSLFQALATFFQVPYAALTMLLTPCPKERDSATAYRMTMEMAGTLMGAAVHGLIVSGAHGPHRCEDAALPGPVAVSPDATRLYSIASAVVAVTYPVCSSLLCLGVKERPDSSVPASGPGPSFLAGLVLTVRHPPYLKLVISFLFISAAIQVEQSYLVLFCTHASRLHDHVQGVVLTILVSAVLSTPLWEWVLQRFGKKTSAFGICVMVPFAILLAAVPTAPVAYVVAFVSGMSISVSLLLPWSMLPEVVDDFQLQHQHGPGLETIFYSSYVFFSKLSGAGALGISTLSLEFAGYEAGACKQAEQVVVTLKVLIGAVPTCMILTGLCILMVSPTPKVPSQNSRRLSLQRRTSYTLA, from the exons ATGGCCTCGTCTCCCGGAGCGCCCCGGGCCCCGGCCGTccaggcgccgccgccgccgccgccgccgccgccggaaGCGCGTACCTCGGAGCGCGGCTCG GACAGCAGAGCTGGTCACCTCTCATTCTGTACCAAGGTGTGCTATGGCATTGGTGGGATCCCCAACCAGGTGGCCTCCAGCGCCACTGCCTTTTACCTGCAACTCTTCCTGCTTGATGTGGCACAG ATCCCTGCTGCCCAGGTGTCACTTGTCCTGTTTGGAGGAAAGGTGTCTGGGGCAGCTGCTGACCCTGTGGCTGGGTTCTTCATCAACAGAAGTAGGAGGACAGGGTCTGGACGACTCATGCCCTG GGTGCTGGGCTGTACGCCCTTCATCACCACGGCCTACTTCCTCCTGTGGTTCCTGCCCCCCTTCACCAGCTTGCGGGGCCTCTGGTACACCACCTTCTACTCCCTGTTCCAGGCCCTTGCCACG TTCTTCCAGGTGCCCTACGCGGCGCTCACCATGCTCCTGACCCCCTGCCCGAAGGAGCGGGACTCGGCCACCGCGTACC GGATGACCATGGAGATGGCGGGGACGTTGATGGGGGCCGCCGTCCACGGCCTCATCGTGTCGGGCGCCCACGGGCCGCACAGGTGCGAGGACGCCGCGCTCCCCGGACCGGTCGCCGTCTCTCCCGACGCG ACTCGTCTCTACTCCATTGCCTCCGCTGTGGTTGCTGTGACCTACCCTGTGTGCAGTAGTTTGCTCTGCCTAGGGGTGAAGGAGCGACCAG ACTCCTCCGTCCCAGCCTCAGGCCCAGGCCCGAGCTTCCTGGCTGGGCTGGTGCTCACTGTCCGGCACCCACCTTACCTGAAGCTGGTCATCTCCTTCCTGTTCATCTCAGCAGCCATTCAG GTGGAGCAGAGCTACCTGGTCCTGTTCTGTACACATGCCTCCCGGCTACATGACCATGTCCAGGGCGTGGTGCTAACCATCCTG GTCTCAGCTGTGCTGAGCACGCCACTGTGGGAGTGGGTTCTACAGCGATTTGGGAAGAAGACATCGGCCTTTGGGATCTGT GTGATGGTGCCTTTTGCAATCCTGTTGGCTGCTGTGCCCACAGCACCTGTGGCATATGTGGTGGCCTTTGTATCTGGCATGAGCATTTCTGTGTCCTTGCTGCTACCCTG GTCCATGCTTCCAGAGGTGGTGGATGACTTCCAGCTGCAGCACCAGCACGGCCCAGGCCTGGAGACCATCTTCTACTCATCCTATGTCTTCTTCTCCAAGCTTTCTGGCGCAGGCGCCCTGGGCATCTCCACTCTCAGTCTGGA GTTTGCGGGGTATGAGGCAGGAGCCTGCAAGCAGGCGGAGCAGGTGGTGGTGACCCTCAAGGTCCTCATCGGCGCCGTGCCCACCTGCATGATCCTCACCGGTCTGTGCATCCTCATGGTCAGCCCCACTCCAAAGGTGCCCAGCCAGAACTCCCGCCGGCTGAGCCTTCAGAG GCGGACCAGCTACACCCTCGCTTGA
- the MFSD2B gene encoding sphingosine-1-phosphate transporter MFSD2B isoform X2 — translation MALVGSPTRWPPAPLPFTCNSSCLMWHRSLLPRCHLSCLEERCLGQLLTLWLGSSSTEVGGQGLDDSCPGLPLESPCPGALPRLCFHRVLGCTPFITTAYFLLWFLPPFTSLRGLWYTTFYSLFQALATFFQVPYAALTMLLTPCPKERDSATAYRMTMEMAGTLMGAAVHGLIVSGAHGPHRCEDAALPGPVAVSPDATRLYSIASAVVAVTYPVCSSLLCLGVKERPDSSVPASGPGPSFLAGLVLTVRHPPYLKLVISFLFISAAIQVEQSYLVLFCTHASRLHDHVQGVVLTILVSAVLSTPLWEWVLQRFGKKTSAFGICVMVPFAILLAAVPTAPVAYVVAFVSGMSISVSLLLPWSMLPEVVDDFQLQHQHGPGLETIFYSSYVFFSKLSGAGALGISTLSLEFAGYEAGACKQAEQVVVTLKVLIGAVPTCMILTGLCILMVSPTPKVPSQNSRRLSLQRRTSYTLA, via the exons ATGGCATTGGTGGGATCCCCAACCAGGTGGCCTCCAGCGCCACTGCCTTTTACCTGCAACTCTTCCTGCTTGATGTGGCACAG ATCCCTGCTGCCCAGGTGTCACTTGTCCTGTTTGGAGGAAAGGTGTCTGGGGCAGCTGCTGACCCTGTGGCTGGGTTCTTCATCAACAGAAGTAGGAGGACAGGGTCTGGACGACTCATGCCCTG GTTTGCCCTTAGAGTCACCCTGTCCTGGTGCCCTACCTCGGCTGTGCTTCCACAGGGTGCTGGGCTGTACGCCCTTCATCACCACGGCCTACTTCCTCCTGTGGTTCCTGCCCCCCTTCACCAGCTTGCGGGGCCTCTGGTACACCACCTTCTACTCCCTGTTCCAGGCCCTTGCCACG TTCTTCCAGGTGCCCTACGCGGCGCTCACCATGCTCCTGACCCCCTGCCCGAAGGAGCGGGACTCGGCCACCGCGTACC GGATGACCATGGAGATGGCGGGGACGTTGATGGGGGCCGCCGTCCACGGCCTCATCGTGTCGGGCGCCCACGGGCCGCACAGGTGCGAGGACGCCGCGCTCCCCGGACCGGTCGCCGTCTCTCCCGACGCG ACTCGTCTCTACTCCATTGCCTCCGCTGTGGTTGCTGTGACCTACCCTGTGTGCAGTAGTTTGCTCTGCCTAGGGGTGAAGGAGCGACCAG ACTCCTCCGTCCCAGCCTCAGGCCCAGGCCCGAGCTTCCTGGCTGGGCTGGTGCTCACTGTCCGGCACCCACCTTACCTGAAGCTGGTCATCTCCTTCCTGTTCATCTCAGCAGCCATTCAG GTGGAGCAGAGCTACCTGGTCCTGTTCTGTACACATGCCTCCCGGCTACATGACCATGTCCAGGGCGTGGTGCTAACCATCCTG GTCTCAGCTGTGCTGAGCACGCCACTGTGGGAGTGGGTTCTACAGCGATTTGGGAAGAAGACATCGGCCTTTGGGATCTGT GTGATGGTGCCTTTTGCAATCCTGTTGGCTGCTGTGCCCACAGCACCTGTGGCATATGTGGTGGCCTTTGTATCTGGCATGAGCATTTCTGTGTCCTTGCTGCTACCCTG GTCCATGCTTCCAGAGGTGGTGGATGACTTCCAGCTGCAGCACCAGCACGGCCCAGGCCTGGAGACCATCTTCTACTCATCCTATGTCTTCTTCTCCAAGCTTTCTGGCGCAGGCGCCCTGGGCATCTCCACTCTCAGTCTGGA GTTTGCGGGGTATGAGGCAGGAGCCTGCAAGCAGGCGGAGCAGGTGGTGGTGACCCTCAAGGTCCTCATCGGCGCCGTGCCCACCTGCATGATCCTCACCGGTCTGTGCATCCTCATGGTCAGCCCCACTCCAAAGGTGCCCAGCCAGAACTCCCGCCGGCTGAGCCTTCAGAG GCGGACCAGCTACACCCTCGCTTGA